The following are encoded in a window of Ruminiclostridium herbifermentans genomic DNA:
- the pnpS gene encoding two-component system histidine kinase PnpS: protein MKNKIVKYTILLVIIAITIAGIFTTALSRYFYIYEVKNNCENIAILLAYQIEQKLNTTSEIEYNKLANDYAKLLCEKDSNTSNFSLATRITIIDHNGKVLGDSDSSALDMENHMTRKEIKDALEDKLGFDERLSETLNLDYIYVAYFIESKNIFVRVAVPVNQINSINNSFYLYTIIGVLVGLLLTLFISLKVSNILISPLNKLINVTREIASGYYKKRVEIYSNDEIEELAYIFNEMADKLDNTLCGILDKNIRIDTIINSMRDGIIAIDTNYKILIINTSACDIFGVSYGPGIIGKNLFDITKNAKINSFLEDTIQNNVALTDEITIFSPRMVSNFIYKVYTNPIKSAEINHKNAGGVITLHNVTSVKKLEQIRTEFVSNVTHELKTPLTSIRGFVETLKDGAIDDTAVASKFLDIIDIEAERLYHLINDILQLSEIESMRNDEQVSQNRLKLIVDEVIQLLEPSILKKKIKLHVNVNPNIVILVNKYRIKQMLINLIDNAIKYNHENGSIFINANKLHGTTTISVRDTGIGIPSIHQPRIFERFYRVDKGRSRNMGGTGLGLSIVKHIVHLYNGDISIISEPDKGTEFIVKLPL, encoded by the coding sequence ATGAAGAATAAAATTGTAAAATACACAATTTTACTTGTAATAATAGCAATTACTATAGCAGGTATTTTTACCACTGCATTATCCAGATATTTTTATATATATGAAGTCAAAAACAATTGTGAAAACATAGCTATTTTATTAGCCTATCAAATAGAACAAAAATTAAATACAACCTCGGAAATCGAGTATAATAAGCTAGCTAATGATTATGCAAAGCTGCTATGCGAAAAAGATTCCAATACATCAAACTTTTCTCTTGCTACAAGAATAACTATAATAGACCATAATGGTAAAGTATTAGGTGATTCTGATTCAAGTGCTTTGGATATGGAAAATCATATGACTAGAAAAGAAATAAAAGACGCGCTTGAAGATAAATTAGGATTCGATGAGCGATTAAGCGAAACACTAAATCTTGACTATATATATGTTGCTTATTTTATTGAGAGCAAGAATATATTTGTAAGAGTTGCTGTTCCTGTCAATCAAATAAATTCAATAAATAACTCATTTTACCTATATACCATTATAGGTGTATTAGTAGGATTATTGCTTACATTGTTTATTTCTCTCAAGGTATCAAATATTCTTATATCTCCCTTAAATAAGCTTATAAATGTTACAAGAGAAATTGCCAGTGGTTACTACAAAAAAAGAGTGGAAATCTACTCTAATGATGAAATTGAAGAATTAGCATATATTTTTAATGAAATGGCAGATAAGCTTGACAATACACTATGTGGAATATTAGATAAAAATATAAGAATAGACACAATAATTAATAGTATGCGAGATGGAATAATTGCAATTGATACAAATTATAAAATATTGATTATTAATACTAGTGCTTGTGATATTTTTGGGGTTAGTTATGGTCCTGGAATTATTGGGAAAAACCTATTTGACATTACAAAAAATGCTAAAATCAATTCATTCTTAGAGGACACTATTCAAAATAATGTGGCTCTCACTGATGAAATTACTATATTTTCACCTAGAATGGTTAGTAATTTTATTTATAAAGTTTATACTAATCCAATAAAAAGCGCGGAGATTAATCATAAAAATGCTGGTGGTGTAATTACCCTGCATAATGTAACCTCTGTAAAAAAACTAGAACAAATTCGTACAGAGTTTGTTTCTAATGTTACCCATGAACTAAAAACTCCATTAACATCAATCAGAGGTTTTGTTGAAACCCTTAAAGATGGAGCAATCGATGATACTGCAGTTGCTTCAAAGTTTTTAGACATAATTGATATTGAGGCCGAGCGGCTTTACCACTTGATAAATGACATACTTCAATTATCTGAAATTGAAAGTATGAGAAATGACGAACAAGTTTCACAGAATAGGTTAAAGCTTATTGTTGATGAAGTTATACAATTATTAGAACCTTCAATATTAAAAAAGAAGATAAAGCTTCATGTCAATGTTAATCCCAACATAGTTATCTTAGTTAATAAGTACAGAATCAAACAGATGCTAATAAACTTAATTGATAATGCTATTAAGTACAATCATGAAAATGGCTCTATCTTTATAAATGCAAATAAATTGCATGGTACTACTACAATTTCAGTTAGAGATACTGGAATTGGTATTCCATCTATACATCAACCCAGAATATTTGAAAGGTTTTACAGGGTGGATAAAGGCCGTTCAAGAAATATGGGTGGAACTGGCTTAGGGCTTTCAATTGTAAAGCACATTGTTCACCTATATAACGGTGATATCAGCATTATTAGTGAACCTGACAAAGGTACAGAATTTATTGTAAAACTTCCCTTGTAA
- a CDS encoding response regulator: MSKHTIFVVEDEMHIQQLIKYNLESNGFKVSVFDNGEDLLSNCFDNTPDLFILDIMLPGIDGLEVCKRLRQNNSTNAVPIIMLTAKSEEFDKVLGLELGADDYITKPFSVRELLARIKALFRRVNTSNEQKVDTIISHADITINCTRREVYKGDKIIEMPLKEFELLKILMKNKGKVLSREYLLDKVWGFDYYGETRTVDVHIRYLRQKIEENDENPTLIETVRGIGYRFNDKQSP; encoded by the coding sequence ATGTCTAAACATACTATCTTTGTTGTTGAAGATGAAATGCATATACAGCAGTTGATTAAATACAATCTTGAGTCAAACGGATTCAAGGTTAGTGTTTTTGATAACGGTGAAGATTTATTATCTAATTGCTTTGATAACACTCCAGACTTATTTATTCTGGATATTATGCTGCCAGGTATTGATGGTTTAGAGGTTTGCAAACGATTAAGACAAAATAATTCAACAAATGCTGTTCCAATAATTATGTTAACAGCTAAAAGTGAAGAATTTGATAAAGTATTAGGTTTAGAATTAGGCGCTGATGACTATATTACAAAACCCTTTAGTGTTAGAGAGTTATTAGCTAGAATAAAAGCTTTATTTAGAAGGGTAAATACTTCTAATGAGCAAAAGGTTGATACTATTATTTCCCATGCAGATATTACAATTAATTGTACAAGAAGAGAAGTTTACAAGGGAGACAAAATTATAGAAATGCCCCTAAAGGAATTTGAACTTTTAAAAATACTAATGAAAAATAAAGGTAAAGTTTTGTCTAGAGAGTATCTTCTTGATAAGGTATGGGGATTTGATTACTATGGGGAAACTAGAACTGTTGATGTACATATTCGCTATTTGAGACAAAAGATTGAAGAAAATGACGAAAATCCAACGCTTATTGAAACAGTTAGGGGCATAGGATATAGATTTAATGATAAGCAAAGTCCATAA
- a CDS encoding chemotaxis protein CheW, with amino-acid sequence MATQLVLFKVNNEVFAININSVNIIEKITDIYKVPDTPVYIEGLINLRGKVHTVFNVRKKFGYPPIEFDESTRIIILNHQSVVGLLVDEVCEIISYEDSDIKPAPELIAGLSGKFFSGVAEKDGKIVLILDLEKLLEK; translated from the coding sequence ATGGCTACACAATTAGTTCTATTTAAAGTTAACAACGAAGTATTTGCCATTAATATTAATAGTGTAAATATTATTGAGAAAATTACTGATATTTACAAGGTGCCTGATACTCCGGTATATATTGAAGGACTAATTAATCTTAGAGGCAAGGTTCATACGGTTTTTAACGTGAGGAAAAAATTTGGTTATCCTCCAATTGAGTTTGATGAAAGTACTCGTATTATTATATTGAATCACCAATCGGTGGTTGGATTATTAGTTGATGAAGTATGTGAAATAATTAGTTATGAAGATTCAGATATAAAACCAGCACCAGAGCTTATTGCTGGTTTATCAGGTAAATTCTTTAGCGGAGTCGCTGAGAAAGATGGCAAAATTGTGCTTATTTTGGATTTAGAAAAGTTACTTGAAAAATAA
- the argJ gene encoding bifunctional glutamate N-acetyltransferase/amino-acid acetyltransferase ArgJ, with product MNIIEGGVTAPKGFKATGVACGIKKNNKKDLAIVCSDDTAVASGVFTTNVVKGHSLQVSMEHIKNGFARAIVINSGNANACVGESGYNDAKDMTKLAAELLNCEPEDILVNSTGVIGTKLNMPNIRSGIRSAVNSLSADGGSDAEEAIMTTDLVPKEIAVEIELQGEKVRIGGMAKGSGMIHPNMATMIGIITTDANISRSLLDKALKHCVRSTFNRISVDGDTSVCDSVFVLANGYADNDAIVKEDYEYSVFVDALMYVCTYLAKLIAKDGEGATKLIEVIVDGALDEDDAYKAVSAVAKSPLVKTAIFGEDANWGRIITAVGYSGATFDPNLTDIHLGNLLVCRNGCAVNFDENAAKEILKKKEILIRINLKRGNVSDRIWTCDFTYDYVKINGSYRS from the coding sequence ATGAATATTATAGAAGGTGGAGTTACTGCTCCTAAAGGTTTCAAAGCAACTGGTGTTGCTTGTGGCATTAAGAAAAACAATAAAAAAGATTTGGCAATTGTTTGCTCAGATGATACAGCAGTTGCCTCTGGTGTATTCACTACAAATGTTGTAAAAGGACATTCCCTTCAGGTTTCGATGGAACATATAAAAAACGGTTTTGCAAGAGCTATAGTAATTAACAGCGGCAATGCCAATGCCTGTGTAGGAGAAAGCGGCTATAATGATGCCAAGGATATGACTAAATTAGCTGCTGAACTGCTAAATTGTGAACCCGAAGATATTCTTGTAAATTCAACCGGAGTTATTGGTACAAAATTAAATATGCCAAATATTCGCTCAGGAATAAGATCTGCTGTCAATTCACTTAGTGCTGATGGAGGCTCCGATGCTGAAGAAGCAATTATGACAACAGATTTAGTACCAAAAGAAATTGCAGTTGAAATAGAACTTCAGGGTGAAAAGGTTCGTATTGGCGGTATGGCAAAAGGCTCTGGAATGATACATCCCAACATGGCTACAATGATTGGTATTATTACTACTGATGCTAATATTTCAAGAAGTCTGCTTGATAAGGCCCTTAAACATTGCGTAAGATCAACATTTAACAGAATATCTGTGGATGGTGACACCAGTGTCTGTGATTCAGTTTTTGTTTTGGCAAATGGATATGCCGATAATGATGCTATTGTAAAAGAGGATTATGAATATTCAGTGTTTGTAGATGCACTAATGTATGTTTGTACTTATTTGGCAAAATTAATAGCAAAGGATGGCGAAGGTGCTACTAAGCTTATTGAAGTTATAGTTGATGGAGCATTAGACGAAGATGATGCATATAAAGCAGTATCTGCAGTTGCTAAGTCCCCACTTGTAAAAACTGCAATATTCGGAGAAGATGCAAACTGGGGCAGAATTATTACTGCTGTAGGTTATTCTGGAGCCACCTTTGACCCAAATCTTACTGATATTCATTTAGGAAATCTTTTGGTTTGCAGAAATGGTTGTGCAGTTAATTTTGATGAAAATGCAGCTAAGGAAATATTAAAGAAAAAAGAAATCTTAATTAGAATTAATTTGAAAAGGGGCAATGTTTCTGATAGAATTTGGACCTGTGACTTTACTTATGATTATGTAAAAATTAACGGAAGCTACAGAAGTTAA
- a CDS encoding histidine triad nucleotide-binding protein → MSDCLFCKIVNREVPSTPVYETDKVYAFLDIEPEAPVHVLIVPKQHIASHNELTAENVDIMKDIHLAVNEIAKKLGVAESGYRLINNCGPNAGQTVLHLHYHIIGGRELSTKIL, encoded by the coding sequence ATGAGTGATTGTTTATTTTGCAAAATAGTAAACAGGGAAGTACCTTCAACACCTGTTTATGAAACTGACAAGGTTTATGCATTTTTAGATATTGAACCTGAAGCACCAGTACATGTTTTGATTGTACCAAAACAGCATATTGCTTCTCATAATGAATTAACCGCTGAGAATGTTGATATTATGAAGGATATCCATTTAGCTGTAAATGAAATAGCAAAAAAGCTTGGCGTAGCTGAAAGTGGCTATAGACTTATTAATAACTGTGGTCCAAATGCTGGTCAGACAGTTTTGCATCTTCATTATCATATTATTGGCGGCAGAGAATTAAGCACTAAAATACTTTAG
- the rpsU gene encoding 30S ribosomal protein S21, producing MSEVRVKENESLDSALKRFKRSCAKSGVLAEVRKREHYEKPSVKRKKKSEAARKRKFK from the coding sequence GTGTCTGAAGTAAGAGTTAAAGAGAATGAGTCTTTAGATAGTGCTCTTAAAAGGTTTAAAAGATCTTGTGCTAAGTCAGGTGTTTTAGCTGAGGTTAGAAAGAGAGAGCATTACGAAAAGCCTAGTGTTAAGAGAAAAAAGAAATCTGAAGCTGCAAGAAAAAGAAAATTCAAATAA
- a CDS encoding GatB/YqeY domain-containing protein — translation MSLKALLVQDLKEAMKDGNTASKTAIQVARSAVLQVEKDTKVTLDDDAIIEIIAKEVKKRVETLPDFEKSGRQDLIDNLKAEIEVLKKYLPKQLSEEEIEVIVKNAISSTGALSAKDIGKVMQVVLPETKGKADGKLVNQIVKKLLG, via the coding sequence ATGTCATTAAAAGCTTTGTTAGTTCAGGATTTAAAAGAAGCCATGAAGGATGGCAATACAGCTTCAAAAACAGCTATTCAAGTGGCGAGGTCGGCAGTGCTTCAGGTTGAAAAAGACACGAAGGTTACCCTAGACGATGATGCTATAATTGAGATTATTGCTAAAGAGGTTAAAAAGAGAGTTGAAACTTTACCTGACTTTGAAAAAAGTGGTAGACAGGATCTTATAGATAATCTAAAAGCTGAAATTGAAGTATTGAAAAAGTATTTACCGAAGCAGTTGAGTGAAGAAGAGATTGAAGTTATTGTAAAGAACGCTATTTCTTCGACTGGTGCTCTTTCTGCAAAAGATATCGGAAAAGTTATGCAGGTGGTTTTGCCTGAGACTAAAGGTAAAGCTGATGGTAAACTAGTAAATCAAATAGTTAAAAAATTATTAGGATAA
- a CDS encoding CYTH domain-containing protein translates to MATEIEKKFLVINDKYKSSGTKTLFKQGYLSVDYERTVRVRSFNGQGFLTVKGKTKSCSREEYEYKIPMQDAERMLDNLCIQPIIEKFRYFLTYEGCKWVVDEFLGVNEGLVTAEIELENEHQTFAKPDWVGNEITFDIRYFNSNLVENPFKSW, encoded by the coding sequence ATGGCTACAGAAATAGAGAAAAAATTTCTTGTTATAAATGATAAATACAAAAGTTCAGGCACTAAAACTTTATTTAAACAAGGATATTTAAGTGTTGATTATGAAAGAACAGTTAGGGTTAGGAGCTTTAATGGACAAGGTTTTTTGACAGTAAAAGGGAAGACTAAGTCTTGCAGCAGAGAAGAGTATGAGTACAAAATTCCTATGCAGGATGCTGAAAGAATGCTTGATAATTTATGCATTCAACCTATTATTGAAAAGTTTAGATACTTCTTGACATATGAAGGTTGTAAGTGGGTTGTTGATGAATTTTTAGGTGTAAATGAAGGTCTTGTTACTGCTGAGATAGAGTTAGAAAACGAGCATCAGACATTTGCAAAACCAGATTGGGTGGGAAATGAGATAACATTTGACATAAGATATTTCAATTCAAATCTTGTAGAAAATCCTTTTAAAAGCTGGTAG
- a CDS encoding YkgJ family cysteine cluster protein, whose translation MDCRDNCGACCISPSISSAIPGMPNGKPAGVRCIQLTDQNRCKLFGKTERPKVCAALMPSEEMCGHSQSEAIAYLNMLEEQTSHKR comes from the coding sequence ATGGACTGTAGAGATAACTGTGGTGCCTGTTGTATTTCACCTTCAATATCATCAGCTATTCCCGGAATGCCAAATGGTAAGCCTGCTGGAGTGAGATGTATTCAGCTTACTGATCAAAATAGATGTAAGCTATTTGGTAAGACTGAAAGGCCAAAAGTCTGTGCAGCTTTAATGCCATCGGAAGAAATGTGTGGTCATTCTCAAAGTGAAGCCATTGCTTATTTGAACATGCTAGAAGAACAAACTAGTCATAAAAGATAG
- a CDS encoding DJ-1/PfpI family protein gives MDKILVFMYDDMADFEVVYATHLLGHELSKKIVTCAYDKRPVKSKGGMVFMPDITVAEAVSDDYAGFIIPGGWNPVVKEEILTLINDFYNSGKLLAAICAGPRYFAKAGILKNVKYTTSIVEWTQARREAFGNEDDPFPRENFVNTRVVRDKNVITSKGISFVDFAIEIADYFGMFKDDSDKQEFFKTITCYNK, from the coding sequence ATGGATAAAATTTTAGTATTTATGTATGATGATATGGCAGATTTTGAAGTGGTTTATGCCACTCATTTGCTTGGACATGAACTGTCAAAGAAAATCGTAACTTGTGCATATGACAAAAGACCTGTAAAAAGTAAGGGCGGAATGGTTTTTATGCCTGATATTACTGTGGCAGAGGCTGTTTCGGATGATTATGCTGGATTTATTATTCCAGGAGGATGGAATCCAGTTGTAAAAGAAGAAATTCTTACCCTTATAAATGATTTCTATAATAGTGGAAAGCTGCTTGCTGCTATTTGTGCAGGTCCTAGATATTTTGCAAAGGCAGGTATACTAAAAAATGTTAAGTATACCACTTCAATTGTGGAATGGACTCAAGCAAGAAGAGAAGCTTTTGGAAATGAAGATGATCCTTTTCCTAGAGAAAATTTTGTTAACACAAGGGTAGTTCGGGACAAAAATGTAATTACTTCTAAGGGAATTTCGTTTGTGGATTTTGCAATTGAAATCGCGGATTATTTTGGTATGTTTAAAGACGACTCTGATAAGCAGGAGTTCTTTAAAACTATAACTTGCTATAATAAATAG
- the ymfI gene encoding elongation factor P 5-aminopentanone reductase: protein MCKTVLITGASKGIGYETAKLFAQSGYNVVINYNKSKEAAISLMNELLEKKCSVMAVQADVSCKEQVDSMINSVNKQFGDIDILVNNAGIAKQRLFTDISTQEWDNMFDINVKGMFLCCQGVLPAMIRNKSGKIINISSIWGITGASCEVLYSATKAAVIGLTKALAKELGPSGIQVNCVAPGVIDTDMNSDLDMDSIEELKDQTPLGTIGKCIDVAETIAFLAHEKANFITGQVISPNGGFLI from the coding sequence ATGTGTAAAACAGTATTGATTACTGGAGCATCAAAAGGAATTGGCTATGAAACTGCGAAATTATTTGCCCAAAGTGGTTATAATGTAGTTATAAACTATAATAAGAGCAAAGAAGCAGCAATTAGTTTGATGAATGAATTGCTTGAGAAAAAATGTAGTGTAATGGCTGTACAAGCCGATGTGAGCTGCAAAGAGCAGGTTGATAGCATGATAAATTCAGTAAATAAGCAATTTGGAGATATTGATATATTAGTTAATAATGCAGGTATTGCAAAACAGAGACTTTTTACAGATATCTCAACACAAGAATGGGATAATATGTTTGATATAAATGTTAAAGGTATGTTTTTATGCTGCCAAGGTGTGTTGCCTGCTATGATAAGAAATAAATCAGGCAAAATAATAAATATCTCATCTATATGGGGAATAACAGGAGCATCCTGTGAAGTTCTATATTCTGCAACAAAAGCAGCTGTTATTGGACTAACAAAGGCATTAGCTAAGGAACTTGGCCCCTCTGGTATACAAGTAAATTGTGTAGCGCCTGGTGTTATTGATACTGATATGAATTCAGATTTAGATATGGATTCAATTGAGGAATTAAAAGATCAAACACCTCTTGGAACAATAGGGAAATGCATTGATGTTGCAGAGACAATTGCCTTTTTAGCTCATGAAAAAGCAAATTTTATAACTGGACAGGTAATTAGTCCTAATGGTGGGTTTTTAATATAA
- a CDS encoding magnesium transporter CorA family protein produces MLSLSFFQDKKQTPQIEKAVTEIKQITFNGLTWIDITKPTKKEIDMLEKKYEFHELPLEDCLTEHQRSKVDEYDDYCFIVMHFPRYRKDTMRLDSEEIDIFLGHNYLITLHEGELKPLVAFSNMCNLKQEARENFMAEGSALLLYEIIKRLFDYCFPMLDKIGNMLDGLNKKIFREQKRVMLEEISIAKMQIINYRRILKPLRPVILILEKAIRRYLPEDMEMYFDDITDKAEKIWDMLENYKEVVEAIDATYESLTSHRMNNLMRTFTTLQVIVFPMTLVSGLFSMNVEGIPLAKINFAFWIVFGMIFVPMTIIGLLMVFKRNKWF; encoded by the coding sequence ATGTTATCGCTATCTTTTTTTCAAGATAAAAAGCAAACGCCGCAAATAGAAAAAGCTGTAACAGAAATAAAGCAAATTACTTTCAATGGACTTACATGGATTGACATTACTAAACCTACTAAAAAAGAAATTGATATGCTTGAAAAAAAATATGAGTTCCATGAGTTGCCATTAGAGGATTGCTTAACAGAGCATCAGCGTTCAAAGGTTGATGAATATGATGATTATTGTTTTATAGTAATGCACTTTCCAAGATATCGTAAGGATACTATGAGACTTGACTCTGAAGAGATAGATATTTTTCTAGGTCACAATTATTTAATAACATTGCATGAAGGAGAGTTAAAGCCTTTAGTTGCATTCTCAAATATGTGTAATTTAAAGCAAGAGGCAAGAGAGAATTTTATGGCTGAGGGCTCTGCGCTATTGTTATATGAGATAATAAAGAGACTTTTTGATTATTGTTTTCCAATGCTGGACAAGATAGGTAATATGCTAGATGGTTTAAACAAAAAGATATTCAGAGAGCAAAAAAGAGTTATGCTTGAAGAAATATCAATAGCAAAAATGCAAATAATTAACTACAGAAGAATACTTAAGCCTCTTAGACCTGTTATATTGATATTGGAAAAGGCAATTAGGAGATATCTTCCTGAAGATATGGAAATGTATTTTGACGATATTACAGATAAAGCTGAAAAGATTTGGGATATGCTAGAAAACTATAAAGAAGTAGTGGAAGCCATTGATGCAACCTATGAGTCATTAACTTCACATAGAATGAATAACTTAATGCGAACATTTACAACTCTACAGGTTATAGTTTTTCCAATGACATTAGTAAGCGGATTATTTTCAATGAATGTTGAAGGAATTCCATTAGCAAAAATAAACTTTGCATTCTGGATAGTTTTTGGAATGATATTTGTACCAATGACTATAATTGGTTTACTGATGGTTTTTAAACGTAATAAATGGTTTTAA
- a CDS encoding sodium:calcium antiporter — MLQNVITLILSLGIILLGCELFTNGIEWLGKQLKLGDGVVGSIFSAVGTCLPETLIPTIALLFSNSDMNSVSIGIGAIAGAPFMLATLAFLLTGLSTIIFSKRRKTKYELNVNLNVLSRDISFFIIVYTSAILASVITLGFVKSIISIILVASYISYVVKTVNNDEASNEEIEELVISKVFNTRTSTMMIIIQTLFALGAIIFGAELFISNIEIVAKALDISTLVLSIIITPIATELPEKFNSIIWISKGKDTLALGNITGAMVFQSCIPVAIGILTTNWILDTITLLSAFLAIASALVTYIWIKKLKYLNWIPLMSGGIFYAFFICFLIIRGFK; from the coding sequence ATGCTGCAAAATGTTATAACACTGATATTGAGTTTGGGTATTATACTTCTTGGCTGTGAGTTATTTACAAATGGAATAGAATGGCTAGGCAAACAACTAAAGCTGGGGGATGGCGTTGTTGGAAGTATTTTTTCAGCAGTGGGAACATGCCTGCCTGAGACATTGATTCCTACAATAGCCTTGCTTTTTTCTAATAGTGATATGAATTCAGTTAGTATAGGAATTGGAGCAATTGCAGGTGCTCCTTTTATGCTAGCTACTCTGGCATTCTTATTAACAGGTCTTAGCACAATAATATTTTCAAAAAGACGAAAAACAAAATATGAGTTAAATGTAAATCTAAATGTATTGAGCAGGGATATTTCATTTTTCATAATTGTATATACAAGTGCAATTTTAGCATCAGTAATTACATTAGGTTTTGTAAAGAGTATTATATCAATTATTTTAGTAGCCAGTTACATAAGTTATGTAGTAAAAACTGTTAATAATGATGAAGCTAGTAATGAAGAAATTGAAGAATTAGTAATTTCTAAGGTTTTTAATACTAGAACCAGTACAATGATGATTATTATACAGACCTTATTTGCATTAGGTGCAATAATATTTGGTGCAGAACTGTTCATAAGCAATATTGAGATAGTTGCAAAGGCATTGGACATATCTACACTAGTATTATCAATAATAATTACTCCAATAGCAACAGAACTTCCTGAAAAATTCAATAGTATTATTTGGATTAGTAAGGGTAAAGACACTCTTGCTTTGGGAAATATTACTGGTGCTATGGTTTTTCAGAGCTGCATCCCAGTTGCTATAGGTATTCTCACTACTAATTGGATTTTGGACACAATAACTTTACTTAGTGCTTTTTTAGCAATAGCCTCTGCATTGGTAACCTATATTTGGATAAAAAAACTGAAGTATTTAAATTGGATTCCATTGATGTCGGGCGGTATATTTTATGCTTTTTTCATTTGCTTTTTGATTATAAGAGGATTTAAATAG
- a CDS encoding DUF4363 family protein: MNKTVYYNVKVIIIIVCLLLSVILSGVFLQYYLECSSIKLDTSLNDTYNSVTKEKWDSAKKQLADFEVSWKKTRYFWAMLLDHYEIDNIDNSFIKTMEYIKSEDFSSAVAELKALRQYVLHIPKRERFSLENIL; encoded by the coding sequence ATGAATAAAACAGTATATTATAATGTTAAAGTAATAATTATTATAGTTTGTTTACTGTTAAGTGTTATACTTTCAGGTGTGTTCTTGCAATACTATCTAGAATGTTCATCTATTAAACTAGATACCAGCTTAAATGACACCTACAACTCTGTAACAAAAGAAAAATGGGATAGTGCAAAAAAGCAGCTTGCCGACTTTGAAGTAAGCTGGAAAAAAACCAGATATTTCTGGGCCATGCTTTTAGATCACTACGAAATAGATAATATTGATAATTCTTTTATAAAAACAATGGAATATATTAAGAGTGAAGATTTTTCATCAGCAGTTGCTGAACTAAAGGCACTTAGGCAATATGTTCTTCATATACCAAAAAGAGAAAGGTTTTCTTTAGAAAATATTTTATAA
- a CDS encoding DUF421 domain-containing protein, which produces MLVVFIRTIILYTIVIVAMRIMGKRQIGELQPFELAVAIMISDLASVPMQNTGIPLLHGIIPILTMLAIQISISFITLKSKKVRDIICGKPSVLISAGKINEDVFQKELYTLNDLLEQLRTKDIYNIADVEFAILESNGQLSVVPKASKRSVTPEDLNINAKYEAPATELIIDGELIKENLKRLDYDRSTLEYELKKMGINSIKDVLFASIDCQGKLFCQAKERK; this is translated from the coding sequence TTGCTGGTAGTTTTTATTAGAACAATAATACTTTATACAATTGTTATTGTTGCCATGAGAATTATGGGAAAAAGGCAAATAGGTGAGTTACAGCCCTTTGAACTAGCTGTAGCAATTATGATTTCTGACCTGGCATCTGTTCCAATGCAAAACACAGGCATTCCTTTATTGCATGGAATAATACCCATTTTAACAATGCTGGCAATTCAAATTTCTATATCTTTTATAACATTGAAGAGCAAAAAAGTAAGAGACATCATATGCGGTAAGCCAAGTGTACTAATTTCTGCCGGAAAAATAAATGAAGATGTATTTCAAAAAGAATTGTATACGTTAAATGATTTGTTAGAACAGCTTAGAACTAAAGATATTTACAATATTGCTGACGTTGAGTTTGCAATATTAGAATCCAACGGACAGCTAAGTGTAGTCCCAAAAGCTTCCAAGAGAAGTGTTACACCAGAAGACTTAAATATAAACGCAAAATATGAGGCTCCTGCAACTGAATTAATAATAGATGGAGAACTGATAAAAGAAAACCTGAAGCGTTTAGATTATGATAGGTCTACGCTAGAATATGAACTTAAGAAAATGGGCATTAATTCAATTAAAGATGTACTATTTGCAAGTATTGACTGCCAAGGAAAATTATTTTGCCAAGCTAAAGAAAGAAAGTAG